A region of the Erythrolamprus reginae isolate rEryReg1 unplaced genomic scaffold, rEryReg1.hap1 H_5, whole genome shotgun sequence genome:
aacccgggattcagaaaTCTTTTGCCCCTTtttccggcttacgaacccaccgcagatctcAAAATGGCTCTCCACTGGgctccgccgcctggctgtcaccttctgaaacagccggggggcttctcggcgttctcctgaacgccaaacctggaagtttggcaaaagttcgggttcgcattcgggttctggaggccgccgagaagcgccaggATGTTTCAGAACGTTACAGCCAGACGGCGCCACccagcggagtgccgtttttgcaatcggcagcggcgtttttagccgatctggaggctgaaacggaggtggggaatcccaatagggaattccatgggcggagctttgacgtcacaaagacgtgcTTCCTGGTGGGCCGAAAcgtggtaggtagatagatagatagatagatgattacatttgtatgccgcccctctccccagacacATGCTAATTCCCAGTCACGGTTTAACGTTAATGAACTTTGAACCATATATCCACTCTCCTCTGTCCCCTCCAACTCTTCCTTTTTTTATACACACACTAGCTGCAACTTGATTCAATGAGTTTGACCTTGTGGTGGGTAGAAGGCTACGTCGTCGTCAAGTGCCCCCTGGGCTTCTGTGCTGTCTGTCAGTCGTAACATGCTGCCTTTCTTCTTGAATTTTGAGGGCTTAACGATTTTCTTGGCGCAACTTTCAGGTGGAAGAGAGAGGACAGTGGCGATAAAACAGCTCATCCGGTATCTGGTAAAAACATCTTGCAGTTTATTGCCATCAAAAGGAAGGACTGTGGAGAATGGGCCATTCCTGGGGTGAGGAGAACAACAATGAGATATTTCATTTTCAGGGAAATTTATCTGCATCAGTAATGGGCCGCTAGCTggtagggcaggggtgggcaattaattttgccagggggccgcatgagaaattgggatggttttagagggccggactaatataattaactcagttctacccaatactgtataatactgtataatgcgtgcgtttggggaaaccacagggagggtggaggccctgtttcctcccaggagattcctagagaggccccacggaggcttctctccaccttttccagccctgtttcctctcaggagattcctagagagaccccacggaggcttctccccaccttttccagccctgtttcctcccaggagattcctagagaggccccacggaggcttctcccttccttttgcgTTTACAGgttcggaggctggggtttgtaagtggaaaatggttcttgagagtcTAAATGCTCTAATGCTATTTCATCCTGAGGCGACACCACCTCACCCATCCTTTCCCAATAGCTATTATTGGCTAGGTGCGTGAACATTACATAACAAGATTGCGATCTTCCTTTAGGGAATGGTAGATCCTGGGGAGAAATTGTCTGCTGCTCTAAAGCGAGAATTTAGTGAAGAGGCCTTGAACGCTTTGCAGAAAACTAAGGCTGAGAAAGAAGAGATGGAGAAGCAACTGAGTAGACTCTTCAGTCAGGATCACTTTTtggtaagttattattattattattattattattattattattattattattattatttattggatttgtatgccgcccctctccgcagactcggggcggctaacaacaatgataaaaaacaacatgtaacaatccaatttaataaaacaactagatCAGTGGTCTCTCCTATGTTTTTAAGCTCTTTAAATATTTAAtggaaagatttattttatttatttattaattggacttgtatgccgcccctctctgtgaacttggggcggctcacaacacaccAGTGACcaaacagtacacaataatacagctggatccaattaatataaacagttaatttaaaacattattttttaaaaagcgctaaacattaaaatcattcatacaaTTACAACCAtaagcatactaaacattcaatggccagatgcccccaagcctgacggcataaataagttttgagGTTCTTACAAagggcaaagagggtggggacagtatgaatctccagggggagctgattccagaaggccggggccgccacagagaaggctcttctcctgggccccgccaagcgagaTTGTcgagttgacaggacctggagaaggccaactctgtgggacctaaccaaacACTGGAATTCATGTGCCAGAAGGCGgttctgtaagtaatctggtccgatgccatgtagggctttatagctcataaccaacactttgaattgtgcccagaaaccaattggcagccaatgcagtctggggaatgctggagaaatatgggctgCATTCTCAGATTGCTGAGACTTTTCAAGTAAATTTAGGAACATTAATTACTCCACTTAAAACCACCAAATAGTAGGTAAAATAGCAGTATTTAGCTCGCTCAGCACAACAGGTTTAAATAGTTAAATTAGCTTGAAGTTGGACGGCCTGTTTTTAGTGTGGTTTTATTCCCATCCATGAAGTAGAGCCTGGCATGGCTCAGTTTCCCAATCTCTCCAGTTTTTTAACATCTGACATGAGGTTTTGGGCATGGGATCATTTGGTGATTtagtactacagtggtacctctacctacgaacgcctctacttacgaacttttctagataagaaccaagtgttcaagatttttttgccttttctcaagaactgttttccatttacaaacctgagcctccaaaactgtaaccagaaaatgcagggagaagcctctgtggggcctctctaggaatctcctgggaggaaacagggacgaaaaaggcagggagaagcctctgtggggactctctaggaatctcctttgaggaaacagggccgaaaaaggcagggaaaagcctctgtggggcctctctaggaatctcctgggaggaaacggccgaaaaaggcagggagaagcctctgtggggcctctctaggaatctcctgggaggaaacaggaccggaaaaggcagggagaagcctctgtggggcctctctaggaatctcctgggaggaaacagggccagaaaaggtgggtagaagcctctgtggggcttctctaggaatcacctgggaggaaacggggcctccaccctccttgtggtttccccaatctcacgccttatttgcttttacattgattcctatggggaaaattgcttcttcttacaaacctttctacttaagaaccagatcacggaacgaattaagttcgtaagtagaggtataaaGCTATTACCATTAGGCGCCAGATTACCTGCACTTTGTTGGAGTCAGCCCAAGTCCAACTACTTTGATGTTAGCAGAAGAAACTGGCTGTTGTCCATTTACAGATTAGATCAGCAAACCTTGGAAGCCACATCTCGCTTTAATAGATTCCCTGGAAATTGCCTCCCACAGGGAGTTAATTTGGCTTCAATATTAACCAGTATTAACCACTTTCTGGAAACCACTGAAAACTGGGGGTTGATGCCAGAGGGTGTCCACATCGTCCACCCACACACACATTAGAGATAAGCATATTGTCCTTATTTGTGAGTTGCCTAGAGCAgtgttctccaaccttggcaacttgaagatatatggacttcaactcccagaattccccagccagcatttgctatgGAGAcagggcattcgctggctggggaattctgggagttgaagtccagatatcttcaagttgccaaggttgggaaacactggcctagagtctGTGGGTGGTGggatataaatctgattaataaacaaATATGGCACTAAATAAAATGTGACACCTCATCCTAAAAGCTCtgaattttgctttttaaatttttttataagGTTTATAAAGGGTATGTGGATGATCCTCGCAATACTGACAACGCTTGGATGGAGACGGAAGCGGTAAACTATCACGATGAATCTGGTGAGAAGCGAGGCCTGTGTAATAAAACCTTTGATCTTAATTCAGCAGTGTTGATTGTAATGCCGCGCAATATCTTTGTATTGACAGTTCAATTCTTTCTGTTAATGGTAGACAGTTTAGGAAACCGTCTTGATGTCatgctttctatttatttattttatatattttatttattcatttgtccaatacacaaatacacaggaagaaaaatagacatgtggtaatatatataagggtaaaagtgaacttagaggagaggatatatgaaaggaagagaatatataagataggtgaaagaaaggaaagacaattggacgggggatgaaaggcacaccagtgcacttatgtatgccccttactggcctcttaggaacgtggagaggtcaattgtggagagtctaagggagaagtgttgggggttaggggttgacacaattgagtccggtaatgagttgcacgcttcgataactcgattgttaaaatcatattttttacagtcaagtttggagcggttcgtattaagtttgaatctgttgcgtgctcttgtgttgttgcggttgaagccagatggatacaggtagtcctcaacttagaaccAAAATTGAGTTGGGAAAgtgggggacacgatcgaaacatttaaatatgttaaagggttaaataaagttaaggagggaagtgtttttaataggaaagtgatttattcctatgggaaacattgttttgtcttacgaacctttcaccttacgaacctcgtcctggaaccaattaagttcgtaagacaaggtatcactgtactatgttcCAACCACTACACAATCTCGGCTCATGCACagatgggaaggagaaggaaatgaAATGCCAGCCCATATTGTAGACTAGAAAGAGACAAGACATCGGCTGAATTCCATAACGTCTCTCTTTGTATTAATAGGTAAAGCCATGAAGAATTTAGCCCTGGAAGCAGGCGATGATGCTGGGAAGGTGAAATGGGTGGATATCAGCGGAAAACTTACACTGTATGCCAGCCACTTAGACTTTGTCCGACTTGTAGCAGAGAAAAGAGGAGCTCATTGGAAAGAAGACTGACTTTGGTTGACGCGATGGGACTAACATCAAACCATAAATGAAATCCTATCATTTTGAGATGGTAATGTAGTTGGAGAATGGGAAGAAAATGCTTTTTAGGATATTATCGGTGCATGACTTAAAGATGCAAGATTTCATGCATATTCTGACGTTCTTGGGTTGAAATCATTGGAACTTTAAAATGTTTAGTGTTGGTTGCATTATGCTTTTGTAATCACGTCATTCGACTAAGTATTGGCTGTATTTGTTGTATACCTGTTTTGTACAGAAAATAAACTGAGTAAAATTGAGTTTTTTGTGGCCCACCAGTAATATTGTTGAAAGATATTTACAGCTGTCAAACATCTCTGGAGTTGACAGCTCACTGAACAGCTTAAATGTGTGCCTTTTGAGAATAAAGAAAAACGTCAATCTACCTTACTGACTTGACATTATGTTGAAGTTATGTTTTAGCGACGCAACGATGCAATGAACAGGGACAGTAAAAATGGGCAAACTAAAAGCTAGAACATTCGGTTGTGCTTCAGAGCGAATGAATGATGCTCATTTCAGTTCCATAAACATAAATGTATTACACTGGTTTGTATTATTTACGTAGCAAGGTTTTTTTATTAGAGAAGTAATGCATTTAGGCAATAAACCCTACAAAATATATTAGCTTGAAAGCTGTAAGACATTTCAGTAAAATGAAACCAGCTTAATTGGCAAATGGAAGCTTATGGGTTCTTTTAAAAGCTCTGTTAAGTTTAAGATTTGAGAAAGAGAATTCAGTACTTTACCGAAACTATCATTGCCTTACAATAGATGGTTTTACATAACATTCAGGATTTAACTTCACAATGCAAATGTACATTTTTATCAGAGAAATGAAGATAGTTTCTTAAAAACATGTAGAGTAAATATGGCATTTAGAATGCACTAAAGCTGTGGTTTGGAAACTGTAGCAGGAAATGAGAAATAGGTAAGTCGTCTTGGATGAACTCTCTCACATTTTCATTGTCAcctttagaaataaaaaaaaattaatagttgAGCAGCTGTTGAATTTTGTAATGCCACATCTAGGTGGCAAAAGCTTTTGTGCACACAGTTCCAAATTAGGTATAGCTTTCCTGCgacacatgatatatatatatatatactctccTACTTTTAGTATTTTAAGGTAAAATTGATGGTAGATTCTTAGATGATGAGTGGATagatgtagatgatagatagatgatagatatagatgatgtagatagatgatagatagatgattgttgttagccgccccgagtctacggagaggggcggcatacaaatccaataaattattattattattatttatttaaattatgatatagatgatggatgaatagatggatagataggtgataaatgatagatatagataatagatgataaatgataaatggtagatagatgatagattgattgatagatgatagatatagatgatagatgataaatgatagatgacagttgatagatgatagatgatatagatgatggatgaatagatggatagataggtgataaatgatagatatagataatagatgataaatggtagatagatgatagattgatagatgatagatagagatagagtcaTAAAAATGACACTTTCCCCAGTTATAATTTTGGTGTCAAATCTTGTAGGCCATAAACATTTAATAGAATTGAATCTCAAtatttggaaccttgacacaAAGAATACAACAGAATACCAAAAAGTATTTGATACATACCGAGAGCAACAATAAGGATTCTATTTCTGttggggaaaaaagtatttttttaatttctcatGAGAAAGGTCAACATATAGATTAGCTTTCACTGTCTTAAATGGATGCTCCTTGTATGAGGAATAACAACATCCTATCTTCATGTACCACAATCCTTGCTAATAATCTCtgccttttccccttcttttttgaaAACTGACACCACAGCTCCCTATTTGAGATGGTAGGGGGGTTGAGGGGTGGGGGGCTGGGAGAGCTTCACCTGGATTCTACGGTCATAGCTGATGAGGTCCAGGGAGATCTTCCAAGCGGTTAGCTTTCCCCAAGCCGGGATACTCTGTGGGGCAGTTAGGGTTTTTCATCCAAGCCATTTGGGAAGATACCTGGTTGGAGAAGGCcggttttgcattttgcatttatgGAAAGACTCCACGGAAGTGCTACTAATCAAGCGCTTGCCCTAAGAGCTGACAGGTTTTAATCCTCTCCTGCCTGAGACTTTAGAAATGAAGTCAAATGTGCACtgctcaaataataataataaagggaacacttaaagaacagaatataacttcaagcaaatcaaacttccgtAAAATCAAACTgatcacttaggaagcaacactggttaaCTTCACATGCTggtgtgcaaatggaatagttgtacaaatgaagtattcaatgagaatatttcattcatttagatctaggttgtgttatttgagtgttccctttattttttgtggCAGTGTATTATTACAATTTTCTACAAATGGTGTAAGAACTAAAAGGATGCTTCCAAATTGGGGCATTGGCCCCATTTTAATTCCCCCATCCTCCCCCAAGGAAGGTTGAAGAAGTGGGACTGCTCCtgcttatttaattatgtattattattattattattattattattattattattattattattagattagatttattggatttatatgccgcccctctccgcagactcggggcagctcacaacaatggccaaaaaacagtacatattgacaaatctaatatttaccaatctaattgcagttttaggttaaaaattcataaaagcaaccccaatatgtataaagaacaagcacacaatcagtcgaacatgaattattattattattattattattattattattattattattatttattagatttgtatgccgcccctctccgtagactcggggcggctcacagcaataataaaaacagtgtacaataacaaatctaatatttaaaaatatctaaaaccccattatttaagaaagacatacacacaaacgtaccatgcataaactatataggcctgggggagatgtctcaatcaggagtttacgaaaggcaaatttaattatatttatcccAGAGGGTTGGGAAGGAAAGCCAAGCATTAATCGTTGCTCCTGTGTCAAGAGTGTACATATCACCATTAAGTCAGAACTAGTGCTAAAATTCTCTTGCGTCATAACTTTCAGAGGAATATGTTGTTAGCATGGCACATGGGGAGGATTgagttatggatgtgggcaccacacctgtgcgatagcatgcacacgTGCGCTTTTAGCACCTGAGGAGGAAAGTTCACCATCGCTGGTATAGGGTTTGCTGC
Encoded here:
- the LOC139155739 gene encoding ADP-ribose pyrophosphatase, mitochondrial-like isoform X3, whose translation is MADCNGPKENLHRKARMSPYPGSKIERAQVPDDKVDWSINWKNYSPADYTAPSVLSGPKWADPEIGAKNFSPKFNEKDAEVERRSHSGLYDVENGRPRNPVGRTGLVGRGLLGRWGPNHAADPLITRWKREDSGDKTAHPVSGKNILQFIAIKRKDCGEWAIPGGMVDPGEKLSAALKREFSEEALNALQKTKAEKEEMEKQLSRLFSQDHFLVYKGYVDDPRNTDNAWMETEAVNYHDESGKAMKNLALEAGDDAGKVKWVDISGKLTLYASHLDFVRLVAEKRGAHWKED
- the LOC139155739 gene encoding ADP-ribose pyrophosphatase, mitochondrial-like isoform X2, which codes for MARGFFAQTITVVSLSVTLSVFTKKSCTNFSPVFQTTRNLAYSPSSRPWFHRGTTAMADCNGPKENLHRKARMSPYPGSKIERAQVPDDKVDWSINWKNYSPADYTAPSVLSGPKWADPEIGAKNFSPKFNEKDAEVERRSHSGLYDVENGRPRWKREDSGDKTAHPVSGKNILQFIAIKRKDCGEWAIPGGMVDPGEKLSAALKREFSEEALNALQKTKAEKEEMEKQLSRLFSQDHFLVYKGYVDDPRNTDNAWMETEAVNYHDESGKAMKNLALEAGDDAGKVKWVDISGKLTLYASHLDFVRLVAEKRGAHWKED